The segment ttaatgtccatgttcagtccagaagcagctgtggacaggtctgtgtgtcatgaggcaggctgtgggcatcaagtgaacagagaggctgctgataacaaacaggcattcagcatgtttactgtgtcagtgttcctgctgtagattcatgtgatgattcatgttcatcattcatggatggacctgtgttagcagacagcagctaactagttagctcactgagccagagcaccggcatcatgactgaggctcattatagaaacacagctgcagtgtgacaccagctccatgcagagtctgacctcacatcagtccacactgtgttcatcacatggaacaaggaactacagacactggagacatgtagtggaggagaaaggacaggggacagctgcagcatggagtcagaggagaaaggatgagctgttatttttacttaagcacagtaactaagtacaaatactcagttactttccaccactgctttTTTTAACCCAAGAAGAAACTGTGAGCCCTGCTGCAGAACAGAAACATGTCAGGAAGAAAGGTGGAAGTTTTTCTTCATGTGGACTCATTTAGAGCTGCAGGGAGGTTTTGCTTCGGATCAGTCGCACCATGCAGTGGGTCCTACCTGTGTCAGCATGCTGGGCTGGATGTGGAGAGACTGGGAGGACTGGTTCTGAGGAACTAACGGAACCTGGTTGTCCATTCGCACGGGGTAACCGGACGCTTTACTGGAGGTCTGAAGACCTGTTCAGGAAAAAGACGGTTGAACCAGGTGTGAGTTCACGTTCATGCAGCTGCTGACAGAATCCTGTTTGTCGCTCTCACCCTGGATGGTCGGAGGGCAAACGATGAGCGTTTGCTGGAAGGGCTCGGTCTGGGTGCAGAGCTGCGTGGGTCTGGTCTGCAGAGGAACGCCCTGCTGGGTCAGACCGGGGATGTTGATGGTGGCCTGTTGGTACAGGCCCGGCTGGTAGTTCAGCAGAGGAACGTTACTGCTGAGGGACAGAGACTGACCACCTGTGGAGGCCATCTGgaagacacaacacacagaggacaacaAAAGGAAGGCAGTAGGAGGACACCTCTTCAGCTTCACATCTCCTCTGCATAAAACTAGCAAATATTAacactagggctgcaacgattagtCGAGTACTCGAGTTATATTTGAGGGCAAAATgcctcgacaactaatttagtagtcgATGACTGGTTAGTGACGTCATTGCACGGCATGCAGCAAAGAACGCTTCTCTGGCTCGTGGTGTTTGATGCACCACCTGGCTGGTGTGGAGCAAGTGTTTAGATTTGGTGTGTTTCACGTACATGTGGGAATGGGTGAGCGGACACACACacgacatttacgtgtgatccaATTACTCgaataatcacaaaaataatcGGTGACTATTTGGTTATCAAAATAGTTGTTTGTGGCAGCTCTAATTAAGACATATGAGCACCACACAGCTTAACGACAGACTTGATTTTtcaatcattttaaatgtttgttattCTGACGTCAGAAAATAAGACATTTCGGGACATGTCACATTATTTttgcagagctgcagggagCTTGAGGGTCCCAAAGATAGTCAGGAATAAACCGGAATTATCTTATTgattgaatttttattttaaaggtaggggaggaggttttaaaactcagtgagagtcagccagatttcaaagtaaacacacgcccctttctctcggagctcaccctgaagccacgcctccaatcacatggacgcatcacctgaagacgagctgcggtctgtgacttcggccatcatgcacgtacctctctggtgcacagagcaggaagagagtgacaaccagccaatactcctacagggtccacccggaggattgatgatgtttttatgttttatagcttcagatgattcatattcttcgttttaatgagaaactgccaaactaatcggttgatatcggattgtaaagagaagttacactaatttaacaaaaagtgcatcagaatgaaatctcctacccgacctttaaagatttaaatacaaaaataaagtaaGTAAAGTGCTAAAGTGAAATGAACACGATGTGGATCAGTGAGGGTCAGAGAGGCTCACCTGGTTGTGCTGGTTCAGCTGGCTGCTGAATGTGACGGTGAGGTTGGCGGCTGCACTCGGGGTGTTGTTGCTCGCGAACATGTTCTTCCCATTCTCAAAAGCGCTACATCTGCGTTTGCATATGTCCATGTTCTGGAAGCAGGACTTCACACTGTCAAACATAAACAACAAGCTTCAGCCACCATCAACACAAGACAGATCCTAAACTCCCTCTGCTGGACGCTGGTTCTTACTGCGAGCTGTGGGGGAAGTGCAGCAGGTGAGTCATGGTGACAAACGGGTGGTTCAGGGTCTTCATGGGCGTGATGCGTTTGTCTGCGTCCAGCGTCAGCATCTTCTTCAGCAGGTCTATGAACTCACGCCTGTCGGCCTTCTCTGCCAGGATGTCTGTGCCCTCCAGGTTGGTCATGTTCACCTGCAGTGAGTCAGAGCTGATCACACTGTCCACGTTTAACCCCCTCAGAGCGAGGAATGAagccgccgcctcctcctcctccgcctcctcctcctcacctgcaTCATATCATCCAGACAgttgaaaatgtattttctggCCTCCTTTGACTTGATGCCCATCTCGGCCTCGTGCTCTGCAGGTGTCTGTGgagagagcagcttcagtgagtGCACTGCACATGTGTTACATGCAATAACAGTTTGTCTGTCACACACTTACTTTGAGTCTCCAGAGCGGGTAGCTGGAGTCGGGCCCTCTGTTGAAGAAGCGGCTGGTCTTCGTTCCTGCACTCAGCAGGTACTCCGCCGGGAGGCCCTGCGTCTGAGAGATGTAACGGATCTGAGGGGACACAGGAAACAGTCAGACAAGCAAACAGAGCTGCTGGATTAATGTGAAGCTGAACAGCCTTCAGGAGCTGATCTGAAGCTTTTCACTGTCCATGGCAGACATTTTGATTTATCACAGAGGGAGCAGCATGGGTACATTCATGAAGAATGATGGAGCCATACTGACTCATTTTCATACTTTAGACAGATgctatctctctctttttcaagtgctaagctagctgctagctgttgcgaacagaaagaaaagtgtGCGAGTGCTGCAGAGGACCTGATCATACTCGGAGGCACCGGGATAGAGAGGCCATCCCAAGAACAGCTCAGCTATGACACATCCCAGAGACCACATGTCGATGGCCTCACAGAAAGGAAGGCCCAGAATGATCTCTGGAGCTCTGCAACAAAAGATCACAGCAGGTCATTCACGCTCAGCCGCAGCAGGCTCATAACTCCAAGGTTAAAATCAAAACCCTCACCTGTAATATCGGGACTGCAGGTAGGTGGAGCAGACAGCTTTGGACACGTGGCTCGCGGAGCCGAAGTCGATGACTTTCACCCTGTAGGGCTGCCTCAGCGGGTCCACGAGCATGATGTTCTCAGGCTTCAGGTCGGCATGGATCAGCCCGAGGCTTTTCAGCTTCATCAGCGCAGTGGCGACCTGCTGCAGGATGGGCCTGATGCACTTGAGCAGCAGCGGGCTGAACTTGCTGTGCTTCAGGAAGTCGTAAAGGTTCTGCTCCAGCATCTCAAACACAAGGCACGTGTGGTTCTTGTGCTGGAAACACTCGTACGAGCGGACGAAGTTGAACTCATCAGCGTTCTCCGTGCTCAGCCTGCTGAGGATGCTCACCTACAGGACGACAAATATGTTCTATAGTGACACCTGCTGGCTgtgaggtgaactgcagccGCTTGCATCACTAAGTATTTGGAGGCTGAAGGCTGTACAAACTCACCTCAATTTGCCCTTGCCGAGCGTAGGAGGGATGGTTCTTCAGGATTTTAATCGCCACTATTTCATTGGTGCCACGCTTCCAGCACTTCGCCACCTGACCGAAGGTCCCGCGTCCCAGAAACTCCAGCACCTCGTAGCTGTTGGACATGGAGCACAGGATCTCGTGCTGGACCAGCTGGTAGTCGCCCTCGCTGTGGGAGTTGGTGCTCTTTGTGGTGGAGGCAGAATGCGCTATAGACTGAGCTGTGGTGGTTCCCCCTCCACCACCGGTGCGGTTTGAGACCACAGGGGCGGAGAGCTCCTCCAGGATCTGGACGCTGTCGCTGCTGTCCACCTCCTCGCTCTTCCTCTTCAGGCTGTACTGCTTGTGGTAAAGGTCACACGGCTGTGAGGACGATGCTGCATCCTTGATGCGCCGGCTGGatgaggaggcggaggaggaagaagagggaggccCACGGAGGCTGCCTGTACTGTCTGCGGCCCGCACCACCGTCTGCTCGCGGGACCTGGCCGTCGGTGGGTGTGCTTGGTTGGAGTTGTACACTGGGTTGAAGGTGGAGCCGGAAGTGGAGGGTGCAGCTGCCTGTGTTGGGCTCTGCTGATAATAACCCTTGTCTCCCAGCTGGTTGGACACATCCCAGGCAGAGTTCTCCACTTTGAGCCTCTTAGAGCGAGAGTAGGCACTGGAGGACACCGAGGGGGAGGAGAAGGCCTGCAGCTGCGACGCCATGTCTGCAAAATCAGAGCACAGATCCTTTTATACTGATATAATAtgactaataataatataactGTATGGGAAAGccccacatgtttttttctgtttgagaTGCAACCATTAAATGAGGCATACACTGTAAagacagaggacattccaggtcaacttcaagttcTTTTCAAAAAATCAACTTataatttttaaatattaagcagtttctgtcatttttaacatgggagtctatgagagagccctccAACGAGGGTCacctgccaaatgtatctcctcctacagacttcaagctacagactccagacACTGCTcatcagatgctgctctatcaaacttgtattcagaattttctaattccgaatcgtttccgcgcgccaggctctcaaagttggagtggggtttgaggtctcctctgctgttaccatggtgacaggctgacacacagaggcgtacacagctctgattctccatcagttcagatcaatccttcacatcagcatcaaagcaaagcttcagctgcagcaaccaaacctGCATTTTCTTCTAGTTAATTAttaattacacacaaacacacatgagctCCCTCCATGCATCTTCTCAGGTCCACCTGCTGCGCCTGGATCACACATCTGCTTTTGATTCATATATATTTTGggattgattgtgtgtgtttgtgtgtggctaAATAAACTCCTACATCTTGACCCCACCAGGAATGCCCTGGTACCTGTTTGTGATGCCCGTTCACGCCGTCTCCGTCCTGACATTTAGGGCCTCCGCATCATCCTCTCTCCGGGCTCTGTGAGCAGCCAGCTGCCGCCGCCTCTGCCTGCAGGAGCTCCGACCGCCGCGGCACGGATGAactaagctaacagctagctagctagcaccGAGCATCCGAGTCATCTCTGCCCCCGAGCCGCAGTCACATCGCGGGGCGCGCCAGCAGAAAGTGCGTCCTGTCACAGCTCAGCGGCAGCAGACATGTCAGACTGCACCATGACGAGCAGCGCCGCCCGCACACTGCTCCATCAGCACCGTCCGTCTGCTCCCTGTTCTGCTCTCCACTTCCGGCCCTGCGACGTTTCACACGCAACGACGTAAACGACGTAAACTGAGTTCAAAACAAAGGCGGTGTTTATGGAAATACACGCTTCAGAACAACACACGTAAAAAACAGAGATCAACTTTATCCAGAAAACTGTCTGGATAATTAAAGAAGAGATAATAACTGAAGCTCTGCACGCTGATgggaaggattgctctgaattgctggagaatcagcaatctgaactgaagctgctgaaacagaagctcttattttgaaaagtagaaaacgtTGTAACGtcatgaagaaaaagaaacagctgaagacactgaccttaaagaacagGCTGTGAATAAAGCACATGAAGGGTCTGAGGCTGGAACAGGATGATCAATATAACACAAACGATGCTTAAactgtgataaagactacaaacatggctgctttgtatgcttcttgtgtgtgtgtgtgtgtgtcagcctgtcacctgcctgtatccatgacaacctgaatgtttatcaaccctctgcccccccccccccccccccaatgcatttccaatgtaaaacaGGGGGCGTGGCTAAATGATGACATCATAACCTCTTCACTGACTGATGTCATAATTAAAAAGGTTATAGCTGCGAGGTTGGTTCAGTGTTTCAGCACAGTTCAAGTGGGCATTTTGGTGCAGTCACACAGTGACTCAAGCTTCCAGGAAAATTTGCCATTCAGGACCATGTCTTCACCTGTTACACTAACGAGGGAAAAATGACGACGAACAATCCGACGACTTGCAAGATTCTGCAGAACCAGAGGGTTGCTCTGCTACGCTCAGAGCAGGAAAACACTAagctgcgtgccgacctggcttctctgaaacagcagatggCCCAGGACCAGCAGTCAGGAGCCGACAGGAACATTTCTACACCTGCGGCACTAACCCAGGAAGCAATGAAGACCAGCAATCTGACGACTTGCAGGATTCTGCACAACCAGAGGGTTGCCCTGCAAAGTGCACAGCAGGAAATCGTTAagctgcgtgccgacctggcttctctGAAACAGCAGACGGCCCAGGACCAGACAAAGTGGGAGAAGTCAGGAGCATCAAAGCAGGACCTGGCCATTGAGCAGAAACAACGGGCAGAGGAGGAAGCGGACATGATTTCCCTTCAACTGTCTctggatgtgcagctcaaagagGCCACGGCTGAAAATCAGCgcctcagagacactgtggaagagctgcaggcttCTTCTATGAACTGGTCTGTGGACCTGCAGAGGAGGTGTGATGATTTGACCTGTGAACTCAGCACTCTGCACGCCCGCatagaagaggagaaggacatCATCGTCACTCTGACCAGTGAAAAAGAAGCTCTCCACTACCAGCTGAAGGAGAGCACAGAGGTGATGAAAACCCAACTCCTGAACCTGGAAGAGGCGCTGGCAGTCAAAGACAAAAGCCTTGAGatcatgcagcagctccttgaCGAcgtcagagaggagaagaggctcctggaagaaaaactcagcgagcctcagatgtccaagaaggagcaaaagaaggcagaaaagaagctgcagaaggaacgtaaggagagggagaaacaggagaagaaggaacgtgaggagagggagaaacaggaaaagaaggaacGCAAGGAGGCAGCAAAAAGTCCTTCTAGATATGAGGAGCTGGTCTCTGACCTTTCCTCCCTGCAAAGCCAGCTAGAAACTGCGAACTACACTGtccaggacacaaacagcaaGATGAGCAgtctggcagaggagaggaacTCCTTGGAACACAGGCTGAcacaagagagggaggaaaaggatGCGTGCCTTAAAAACATGCTGCCATTACTTCAGCAGCAACGAGAGCTGAAGCTCCTTAGAACCACCAACAGTCAGATCCACTCAGAGCTGAACGAACAGAGGAGCCTTGTTGGAAAACTGAGTGCTGAACTCCGTGAACAGCTGAGGCAGCTCACAGGACCGATTCGACTGGACCTGGAGAAGAAGGCCGCAGACATCGTCTGTCTGCAGCGGTCTCTGGAACTCCAGCAGGAACAGACTGAGACATTAACACAACAGTTTCAGGCTCAgttggaccaggccaaccaggaGGTCCTGCATAAAGAGGGTCTGATCCAcaaactggaggaggagaagtcctccctggaagaggagctgagactTGCAGTTTACAAGCTCTCAAACAACATCTGACCTAAAGAAGAAGCCCGAGTCTCAGTCTGGTCTTTAGTGTCTCGTAGTATTTTGCCCTTGCCTTCAATAaagactgtgtttttgttcgCCTGGACTTCCGCCTCGCATCCTGTGTCTGCCTCACACACCAATcctgaaaattaaaaaataaaaagcctaTAAGTGTCCGAGTGTTGAGTATTTAATGTAGTATAAGATATAACATAGATAGATATAccaatataaataataagatataaggctgcagagacaagaagATGATGAACCAGACAAGCCCGTGCAGTATAAAAAGGAGCTGAAGGAGGCGacaaagaggcagcagaaaaaggTACAGTACACAGTAGTCAATACCCTAACCTGAAGGAGAAGCCCTCTTCTCACACACTTTTTATTCTgtaatctgaatttaatttgctgaaacacgtcGACCAATCTGCAAGGATgaagctcttttattttgtattcaGAATGTTCTCTGAGGATTGctctgaactgatggagaatcaggGCAGTTCAGAgctgtgtatgcctctgtgtgtcagcctgtcaccatggtaacagcagagcagacctcaaaaaccactgcaacgaggacagcagcaggactcaGCGTATCACAGGATGCTGTCCTGTCTGCTGTCGGGCCAACAGTAACGGTCTTTTTCACAACCTCCTTCAAGAGTATAAGCACTGATTTGGTTGCATTTGCCAAGTTACActactattacatttttaattacatttctaGAGTAATCTTCCCAACACTGCTCTTACTGCTTACACTGATGCAACAGATACACACACTAAACTCAGGAAGTGTGTCAGGATTATTAAATAGAACACGCTCCCTCTGCTGAATGATGAGCAGGATCCAGAAACATCTACACATTGTTAATGTCACAGCAACGTGCTCACAGTCGTCGGCTGTATCAACCTGCAGCTCCATCTAATCACAGGTGCAGCTGCTGGCAGAGGATCTGTCCCTTTTTAAATCCTGTAGAATGGGTTCTCACTTTATGCATGGAGGGAAATGTCATCTTTAAAAGGTCAAATGGTCACCTTTAAGCAGCGTCCATTCTATGTCCTGTTGGTTTTGTGTTGTTATAGTCTAATATATGTCGTGTGCAGTGGTTGAACAGGACCGAGCAGAAATACATCAGACATCACTGGGTTATTCTGGGACAGAGTGGGAGCTCCTGAGCATGGTGctctgaaagaagaaaacagcatCGATTTTGATTTTAATATCCTGCACTGAGGCCTTTCAAAAGTCCATGTCCAGGTTAGTTATAGCTATCATGTGAGTGCGTCTGTGTTTTTAAGTCAATATAAAACTCCATATAGAAACAGGTCAGATCACAATCCTGACTCCTGCAGGTGAGACAGAAAGGAAATCTATTTTATATAtagaatttatttatttcattattttatttcacacttTGATGCAGGTTTTTGACAGAACAAGTATATATGCTCCATGTTAGTGTGTTGGACAGTATCAAAGATATATGGAGGGATGAATGCTTGTGGGTACAACGGTGGATAAAGAAAGTGTACACAGTGAGATAGATGCAGTTCAACTGTGTATAATGTGTGGCCACAAGGGGGCGCAGAGTGAGCATCGCTG is part of the Parambassis ranga chromosome 7, fParRan2.1, whole genome shotgun sequence genome and harbors:
- the hipk1a gene encoding homeodomain-interacting protein kinase 1 isoform X3, which codes for MSGRRRRERASQTDMASQLQAFSSPSVSSSAYSRSKRLKVENSAWDVSNQLGDKGYYQQSPTQAAAPSTSGSTFNPVYNSNQAHPPTARSREQTVVRAADSTGSLRGPPSSSSSASSSSRRIKDAASSSQPCDLYHKQYSLKRKSEEVDSSDSVQILEELSAPVVSNRTGGGGGTTTAQSIAHSASTTKSTNSHSEGDYQLVQHEILCSMSNSYEVLEFLGRGTFGQVAKCWKRGTNEIVAIKILKNHPSYARQGQIEVSILSRLSTENADEFNFVRSYECFQHKNHTCLVFEMLEQNLYDFLKHSKFSPLLLKCIRPILQQVATALMKLKSLGLIHADLKPENIMLVDPLRQPYRVKVIDFGSASHVSKAVCSTYLQSRYYRAPEIILGLPFCEAIDMWSLGCVIAELFLGWPLYPGASEYDQIRYISQTQGLPAEYLLSAGTKTSRFFNRGPDSSYPLWRLKTPAEHEAEMGIKSKEARKYIFNCLDDMMQVNMTNLEGTDILAEKADRREFIDLLKKMLTLDADKRITPMKTLNHPFVTMTHLLHFPHSSHVKSCFQNMDICKRRCSAFENGKNMFASNNTPSAAANLTVTFSSQLNQHNQMASTGGQSLSLSSNVPLLNYQPGLYQQATINIPGLTQQGVPLQTRPTQLCTQTEPFQQTLIVCPPTIQGLQTSSKASGYPVRMDNQVPLVPQNQSSQSLHIQPSMLTQQGWPAGTQQILIPSTWQQMPGMAIHNPGQTVVPDAPMGGAPISDSQQASGWRGRHGNQYDGQQDSGAGRHAASQNHSSAAAHSRAQQGKRSKARHAESRARPVSSVHSASTVVYSTSLAGDQSQPIVISDTPSPAVSIITIHSDSEDEDETKFPAACSGTSQRTNVISCVTVHDSHDSDSSTSSPLSPKPSSQPSKSLAIIMPSVKSQPGESTTHKAPAAPDQATSGSGKSKKTSSQASNRTGDSTTNRHQRTSRSQPLNLSQVQQSVMPSTHEQTGSSSMLRRQPTYPPPVSSHSSYRLHESTLFSSTPNLYAYPASAALASVSQAVDQMQGGSSRHSRASGAYSSLALLQKNGSLTLGGSAPGQYCSHQQQQQQQQPPPFQRSTAAYQRKLNQYPFL
- the hipk1a gene encoding homeodomain-interacting protein kinase 1 isoform X4; its protein translation is MSGRRRRERASQTDMASQLQAFSSPSVSSSAYSRSKRLKVENSAWDVSNQLGDKGYYQQSPTQAAAPSTSGSTFNPVYNSNQAHPPTARSREQTVVRAADSTGSLRGPPSSSSSASSSSRRIKDAASSSQPCDLYHKQYSLKRKSEEVDSSDSVQILEELSAPVVSNRTGGGGGTTTAQSIAHSASTTKSTNSHSEGDYQLVQHEILCSMSNSYEVLEFLGRGTFGQVAKCWKRGTNEIVAIKILKNHPSYARQGQIEVSILSRLSTENADEFNFVRSYECFQHKNHTCLVFEMLEQNLYDFLKHSKFSPLLLKCIRPILQQVATALMKLKSLGLIHADLKPENIMLVDPLRQPYRVKVIDFGSASHVSKAVCSTYLQSRYYRAPEIILGLPFCEAIDMWSLGCVIAELFLGWPLYPGASEYDQIRYISQTQGLPAEYLLSAGTKTSRFFNRGPDSSYPLWRLKTPAEHEAEMGIKSKEARKYIFNCLDDMMQVNMTNLEGTDILAEKADRREFIDLLKKMLTLDADKRITPMKTLNHPFVTMTHLLHFPHSSHVKSCFQNMDICKRRCSAFENGKNMFASNNTPSAAANLTVTFSSQLNQHNQMASTGGQSLSLSSNVPLLNYQPGLYQQATINIPGLTQQGVPLQTRPTQLCTQTEPFQQTLIVCPPTIQGLQTSSKASGYPVRMDNQVPLVPQNQSSQSLHIQPSMLTQGWPAGTQQILIPSTWQQMPGMAIHNPGQTVVPDAPMGGAPISDSQQASGWRGRHGNQYDGQQDSGAGRHAASQNHSSAAAHSRAQQGKRSKARHAESRARPVSSVHSASTVVYSTSLAGDQSQPIVISDTPSPAVSIITIHSDSEDEDETKFPAACSGTSQRTNVISCVTVHDSHDSDSSTSSPLSPKPSSQPSKSLAIIMPSVKSQPGESTTHKAPAAPDQATSGSGKSKKTSSQASNRTGDSTTNRHQRTSRSQPLNLSQVQQSVMPSTHEQTGSSSMLRRQPTYPPPVSSHSSYRLHESTLFSSTPNLYAYPASAALASVSQAVDQMQGGSSRHSRASGAYSSLALLQKNGSLTLGGSAPGQYCSHQQQQQQQQPPPFQRSTAAYQRKLNQYPFL
- the hipk1a gene encoding homeodomain-interacting protein kinase 1 isoform X2 — encoded protein: MSGRRRRERASQTDMASQLQAFSSPSVSSSAYSRSKRLKVENSAWDVSNQLGDKGYYQQSPTQAAAPSTSGSTFNPVYNSNQAHPPTARSREQTVVRAADSTGSLRGPPSSSSSASSSSRRIKDAASSSQPCDLYHKQYSLKRKSEEVDSSDSVQILEELSAPVVSNRTGGGGGTTTAQSIAHSASTTKSTNSHSEGDYQLVQHEILCSMSNSYEVLEFLGRGTFGQVAKCWKRGTNEIVAIKILKNHPSYARQGQIEVSILSRLSTENADEFNFVRSYECFQHKNHTCLVFEMLEQNLYDFLKHSKFSPLLLKCIRPILQQVATALMKLKSLGLIHADLKPENIMLVDPLRQPYRVKVIDFGSASHVSKAVCSTYLQSRYYRAPEIILGLPFCEAIDMWSLGCVIAELFLGWPLYPGASEYDQIRYISQTQGLPAEYLLSAGTKTSRFFNRGPDSSYPLWRLKTPAEHEAEMGIKSKEARKYIFNCLDDMMQVNMTNLEGTDILAEKADRREFIDLLKKMLTLDADKRITPMKTLNHPFVTMTHLLHFPHSSHVKSCFQNMDICKRRCSAFENGKNMFASNNTPSAAANLTVTFSSQLNQHNQASTGGQSLSLSSNVPLLNYQPGLYQQATINIPGLTQQGVPLQTRPTQLCTQTEPFQQTLIVCPPTIQGLQTSSKASGYPVRMDNQVPLVPQNQSSQSLHIQPSMLTQAFFDPLLVASLYASHLCPVQLPAGCPGGNLGHSLQQHSSMLGWPAGTQQILIPSTWQQMPGMAIHNPGQTVVPDAPMGGAPISDSQQASGWRGRHGNQYDGQQDSGAGRHAASQNHSSAAAHSRAQQGKRSKARHAESRARPVSSVHSASTVVYSTSLAGDQSQPIVISDTPSPAVSIITIHSDSEDEDETKFPAACSGTSQRTNVISCVTVHDSHDSDSSTSSPLSPKPSSQPSKSLAIIMPSVKSQPGESTTHKAPAAPDQATSGSGKSKKTSSQASNRTGDSTTNRHQRTSRSQPLNLSQVQQSVMPSTHEQTGSSSMLRRQPTYPPPVSSHSSYRLHESTLFSSTPNLYAYPASAALASVSQAVDQMQGGSSRHSRASGAYSSLALLQKNGSLTLGGSAPGQYCSHQQQQQQQQPPPFQRSTAAYQRKLNQYPFL
- the hipk1a gene encoding homeodomain-interacting protein kinase 1 isoform X1; the protein is MSGRRRRERASQTDMASQLQAFSSPSVSSSAYSRSKRLKVENSAWDVSNQLGDKGYYQQSPTQAAAPSTSGSTFNPVYNSNQAHPPTARSREQTVVRAADSTGSLRGPPSSSSSASSSSRRIKDAASSSQPCDLYHKQYSLKRKSEEVDSSDSVQILEELSAPVVSNRTGGGGGTTTAQSIAHSASTTKSTNSHSEGDYQLVQHEILCSMSNSYEVLEFLGRGTFGQVAKCWKRGTNEIVAIKILKNHPSYARQGQIEVSILSRLSTENADEFNFVRSYECFQHKNHTCLVFEMLEQNLYDFLKHSKFSPLLLKCIRPILQQVATALMKLKSLGLIHADLKPENIMLVDPLRQPYRVKVIDFGSASHVSKAVCSTYLQSRYYRAPEIILGLPFCEAIDMWSLGCVIAELFLGWPLYPGASEYDQIRYISQTQGLPAEYLLSAGTKTSRFFNRGPDSSYPLWRLKTPAEHEAEMGIKSKEARKYIFNCLDDMMQVNMTNLEGTDILAEKADRREFIDLLKKMLTLDADKRITPMKTLNHPFVTMTHLLHFPHSSHVKSCFQNMDICKRRCSAFENGKNMFASNNTPSAAANLTVTFSSQLNQHNQMASTGGQSLSLSSNVPLLNYQPGLYQQATINIPGLTQQGVPLQTRPTQLCTQTEPFQQTLIVCPPTIQGLQTSSKASGYPVRMDNQVPLVPQNQSSQSLHIQPSMLTQAFFDPLLVASLYASHLCPVQLPAGCPGGNLGHSLQQHSSMLGWPAGTQQILIPSTWQQMPGMAIHNPGQTVVPDAPMGGAPISDSQQASGWRGRHGNQYDGQQDSGAGRHAASQNHSSAAAHSRAQQGKRSKARHAESRARPVSSVHSASTVVYSTSLAGDQSQPIVISDTPSPAVSIITIHSDSEDEDETKFPAACSGTSQRTNVISCVTVHDSHDSDSSTSSPLSPKPSSQPSKSLAIIMPSVKSQPGESTTHKAPAAPDQATSGSGKSKKTSSQASNRTGDSTTNRHQRTSRSQPLNLSQVQQSVMPSTHEQTGSSSMLRRQPTYPPPVSSHSSYRLHESTLFSSTPNLYAYPASAALASVSQAVDQMQGGSSRHSRASGAYSSLALLQKNGSLTLGGSAPGQYCSHQQQQQQQQPPPFQRSTAAYQRKLNQYPFL